The window GTTAAAATATTGACGGCGTTCTGAATGCCCAATTACAACATATTCTACTCCTAAGTCTTGAAGCTGTTGGCCGCTAACCTCACCAGTAAATGCTCCCTCTTTTTCCTCGTGCATTGTTTGTGCTCCGATAGAAATAAACGAACCCTTTGTCGCTTGAACAAGCTGATCTAAAAATAGCGCTGGAGCACAGATTACTGCATCGACTTTTGTGCTATCCACTTGTAGTTCTTTTAACTGAAGTGCAAATTCCTTTGCCTCACCAAGTGTTTTATACATCTTCCAATTCCCTGCTATTACTGGTTTACGCATATGACATCTCCTCCATTACTTATCGTTTAAAGCAGAAACTCCTGGTAAATCCTTGCCTTCCATAAACTCTAAGGAAGCTCCTCCGCCAGTCGAAATATGATCCATCTTCTCGCCAACATTGAACTTTTCTACTGCCGCTGCAGAGTCGCCGCCTCCGATAATCGTATAACCAGCTGTTTCAGCCATTGCATTCGCTACAGCTTTTGTACCTTCTGCAAATGCATCCATTTCGAATACTCCCATAGGTCCATTCCAAATAATTAGCTTACTATTTTTAATAACATTCGAGTATAGCTCTCTTGTTTTTGGACCAATATCTAATCCCATCCAATCAGAGGGAATTTGATCGATATCTACAACTTTTGTGTTAGCATCCTTCGAAAATTCATCTGCCACTACTACATCAACTGGCAAATAGAAAGAAACACCTTTTTCTTTCGCTTTTTCGATGAAGCCTCTTGCAAGTTCCATTTTATCTTCTTCCAGTAGGGAAGTACCAATTTCATGGCCTTGTGCCTTCGTAAATGTATACGACAAGCCACCACCTATTAAAATGTTGTCTACCTTGTCCAATAAATGATCGATTACACCGATTTTATCTTTTACTTTTGCTCCACCGATAATGGCAGTAAATGGACGCTCAGGCTCCGCTAATGCTTTTCCTAATACATCTAACTCTTTTTGCATTAATAGCCCTGAAACGGCTGGAAGTAATTTTGCGATACCTTCTGTTGTCGCATGTGCACGATGCGCAGCACCAAATGCATCATTAACATAGACATCAGCAAGCTTTGCAAAGGACTTTGCTAGCTCCGCATCATTCTTTTCCTCACCTACATGGAACCGAACGTTTTCTAATAATACGATGTCTCCGTCTTTCATAGCTGAAACTGTATTCTCTACAGCCTCTCCGATAGATTCCTCTAATTTTTTTACCGGCTTATCCAAAAGTTTTGCTAAATGCTCTCCAACCTTAGTCAAACGTAAATCTTCCTTCACTTCACCTTTAGGTCGTCCCATATGGCTTGCTAGAATCACTTTCGCACCTTGTTCGATTAAATAATTGATCGTTGGTAGTGCAGCACGAATTCTTGTATCATCCGTGATTGCTCCATCCTCCATTGGCACGTTGAAGTCTACACGACAAAATACACGTTTTCCTTGTAAAGCTACATCGCTCATTGTTTGTTTTACCTTCATGAGATAAGCCTCCTTTAAATTCTGTTAAAAAAAAGGAGCTAGGGGTAATCCCTGGCTCCTTTACCCTTTTTCATTATAGAGGTAATTGTATCGATTCGCCACGAAAAGTCACATTCATGTTATGTGTTTTTTCTAGTCAAATACGAAAAAATTATAGTCCTTTTTTAGCCATAAGTAGTGCTAGGTCGATACAGCGTGCTGAATATCCTGATTCATTGTCATACCAAGATAATACTTTCACCATATTGTCTCCAAGTACCATTGTTGAAAGTCCATCAATTGTAGAAGATGCAGTATTTCCATTATAGTCAATGGATACTAATGGAAGTTCATTGAAAGCAAGAATTCCTTTTAATTCATTCTCAGAAGCTTGTTTTAGCGCTTTGTTTATTTCTTCTGCTGTTACTTCTTTATCAAGCTCTGCTACAAAGTCTACTAAAGAGACATTCGGTGTTGGTACGCGGATTGCCATTCCATCCAACTTCCCTTTTAGTTCAGGAAGTACTTTTGCAACAGCTGATGCTGCACCTGTTGTTGTTGGAATCATAGATTCTCCTGCTGCACGAGCACGACGGTAATCGCTATGCGGTAAGTCTAAAATACGTTGGTCGTTTGTGTATGAGTGGATAGTTGTCATCATTCCACGTTTAATACCAAATTGATCTTGCAACACTTTTGCAAGTGGTGATAAACAGTTTGTTGTACAAGATGCATTTGATATAACATGATCTGTTTCTGGATTGTATTGATCAGCATTTACACCCATAACAAACGTAGGCATATCGTCTTTAGCAGGCTGAGATAAAATTACTTTTTTAGCTCCAGCTTCAATATGCTTGCTAGCTTTTTCAGTTGTGCTGAAAATTCCAGTACACTCAATTACGATATCAATTTCTTGCTCTTTCCATGGAAGTGCAGAAGGGTCTTTTTCAGCGAACACGCGAATGTTTTTGCCGTTTACTACAAGGTAATCTCCTTCAGAAGTAACGTCTGCATCTAAAATTCCATGTACAGAATCATATTTCAACAGATGTGCAAGCATTGCAGCATCCGTTAAATCATTGATCGCTACTACTTCTAGCTCTGTTTGTTCTAAAGCTTCTCTGAATACTTTACGTCCAATACGTCCAAAACCATTAATCGCTAATTTTACTGTCATTTTAAATTCCTCCTAGTTGTTATGTTCAATTATTTTCAGCATTTCTTGTGCTGCACCTTCATCGGTAACTAACACCGTTTGAGCTGGTGCTTGTTTAAAATATGATAATAGAGCATTTGCTTTTTTAGTGCCTCCAGCTACTGCTAGAAGATGCCCCATATTTCCCAATTGTTTTAGTTGAACTCCAATCGTGCGAATTCTGTGGACTGCTTCCCCTTGGTTATTAAAGTAATACCCAAAGGCTTCACTAACTGCACCGATTTCTTTCAAGCGTTGAATTTCTTCCAAACTAGAATTTCTTCGGCGAGCCATCTCAAGTGCGTCCCCAATACCATGAATGATGATATTAGTTCGTTCGTATAAATCCATCATTTCTTTTATAAATGGTTCATTTTTCATCGTAGAGTAAGCTTCCTCACTCAGGCTATCCGGCATGTATAACGTTCGATAAGAACCATTCATTTTATTTGCAAATAGAGAGGCTATTGTATTGGCTTGAAGCCGAACATCCTTACCAACTCCGCCTCTTGCAGCTATAAATAATAGTCGTTTCCACTTGTCGGTTTGATGAACATGATTCGAAATGGAAGCAATCGTTGTTCCGCCAGTAACAGCAATAATGGACTCATCTGATAAAATACTTTCCAAATATTTTGCTGCTTCTTGTGACTGAAGCAATGCAGTATTCGTATTAGTATCTACATTTCCCGGAACAATTATCACTTCTTTTATATTTAAATAACTTGCAAGTGATTGTTCGAGTTGCAATCTACCAGACCATTCTCGTACAACTTCTTTTAGCTCTATCAATAAATCATTTCCACTAGAAGTTATACTTGCTCCATCTCTCGATATTTCGATAAATCCTTGATTGCGTAAAAAGTCTAATTCTTTTCTAGTTTCTCTTTCTGACAGTCTTAGAAGATCACCGATCACTCTTCGACCGTACCCTGGAGACAATTGAATTGTTTGAAGTATTCTATATCTTTTTTGTAACAAGATGCTCATCTCAGGCATTAGCTTTAACTGAGCCTGTAGTAACGAATCCATTTTTCACATCCCAACTGACCATGACGCTTTTGTCCCACCATCACTTTTTTTGTCCCATGTATTTAAAAAAATTTAATTTCTAAATTAAGGATACAATAGTATATTCCCAATAGCAAGAATTTGAAACACGAATATGAACAAATTTAATCCTGAAATGCTCCCCATAAATGTTTATGTTGCGATTATGCCTTTCTATATAGCGATTTGCGGCTTTGATATTGCGGTTTAGGAAGTGGATGTTGCGACTGAGCCTCATTAACTTGCGATTACGTAAAAACCATCAAAGTAATGCTTCTAAAATAGTTGCGTAATCTACTTGCCCATATTGAATAATTTTATCTTCCAATACGATGACAGGAATCATCAGCATATATTTTTCATGTAGTGCATCATCTTCTTCAATATTCACTTCTTTGATATCAAATTCAACATCTTCTCTTACAAGCTTCAACATAAGCCTCGCATCATCACATAAATGACAGCCTGGTCTTGTATAAAAATGGACAATCATTTTAAACCATCCCTCCCAAAAATCATTTAATTTTATTATAATCTTTTTGAAAAATAAAAGCGTGTTATTGTGGACTTGGTCATTAACTTTTTAAAAGTAACTTTTAAATACTAATCAATCGTTTAAAGTAGTCAATTTCATAATAAAAGTAAAATAAAAGCGATACCTTTTAATTATCCATTCGTCTATAGCAATAAGGGAGGTCAGAAGATGGAAATGGAACAGCTATACAAAGAACATAGCGATAGAGTTTATAGCTATATATACTTTCTTGTCCGACAAAAAGAATGTACCGAGGATCTTACACAAGAAACATTTTATAAAGCATATAAGGGGCTAGACACCTTTAACAAGCAAGCTTCAACTGCCACTTGGCTATTAAAAATAGCACGTAATTTGACCTATGACTATTTTCGAAGGAAAAGGGTAATACAATTTTTCACCTTTGATAAAGAACATGATTTAGAAACAAACGCACTATCACCAGAGAGTCGATATGAACAAAAGGAACAGCTTGCTAGAATGTACGACTCCCTAAGTAAACTAAAAAAAGATTATCAAGAAGTACTGCTCCTACGCAAGATACAAGAATGTTCGATTCAAGAAACATCCTATATATTGGGCTGGACAGAAGCAAAAGTAAAGATGAAAATGACGCGAGCGCTAGAGGCACTTAAAAAGGAATTTCATCAGGAAGGAGGTCATACAGATGGAGCCATCAAACGAATTCGATAAGTTTTTTGAGGAAATGAAAAACGTGGAGCGCTCGGAGGAAGCGAAGCGTAATACGTGGTTAGCCTTAAAGGGGAGAATAGAAACAAAGAGTAGACGCAATATACTTCCCGCTTTTATTTCATTAGCAATAGTAGCCATTGCCTCCATTCTTATCATTACATTTATTAATCCCTCGGAGATTGAACAATCAGCTCAGCATCTTTCTAATGAAGAGGTTATAAAAGCAGTATTAGAGAAAGAATATAATGGACCAGATATGGAGATTTCCCGCTTATTGAACGATTGGTGGAACCTCCAAAGTACAACGGAAACGAAGACCCAAGAAGAGTACGATCAACTTCTAGAATCAAAGGAATACAAAGATTTAATGAATTATTATCAAACCACTTTTGGTGAATACTTCACTGAGAACATGCTGACAAATGCGATTAGTTCGAATTTGATTTTCAAATATAATCATTATCTAATAGATAACGACATAGAAATGCATCTAGAAGACGTCAAAATTATACAGGAAAAAGATCATCCCAATATCTATCGCCCCATCATAGAGGTATCCTTAACAAATAGTCAGGGACAGAAAATTTCTCATACATTAAGAGAAGAATTTATCTTTTCTAAATCAGAACCCGGAAAAATAGGGAGCTATAATGGAGTTAAAGATGGTGGGGGCTTAGAACTTCGAGAGAAAATAGAGAATCTTGAATTCGCTGAAAATTGATAAACAAAAAAACCAACTGATTGTTGGTTTTTTGTTTAGATCTTATCCAAGAAAAGCTTGCTATATAATTTACCACTTACGACCTGCTCCGCCACCGCCGGAGCTACCGCCGCCAAAACCTCCAAAACCACCACCCGAACTTCTACCGCCTCCGCCGAAACCTCCACCGAAGCCTCCTGGACCGAACATTCTAGTGCTATTACGTCTTCTACCTGAACCGGTACCACCACCGCCTCCAGACATCATCTGCATAATTAAATAAATAACAACTATGCCGACAATAATCATTGGAAGAGAGAATCCACCACCTGTAGATCCTGCAAGGGGAGAAGGCTCCTGTGGAGTTGCCAACTCACCGTCCCACCCATACTCTGTAGCAACCTGGTTATATAAAAGCTGATAAGTAGAAAGTATAGCACCCGGCGCATCACCTTGCTCTAAAAAAGGGTATGTATACTCATCTAATATTCTCCCAACTTTTCCATCCGGTAAAGCACCCTCTAAACCGTAGCCCACACCAATATAAACGTCGCGGTTACCGACTTTATTAGGATCCATTTCCAGTATAAATAGTACTCCATTATCTTTCTCTTCATCACCAATACCATATCCACGCATTACGTCTACCGCATATGTCGCAACATCCTGTCCTTCTAAAGACTCGACTGTCATTACAACAATTTGGGAACCAGTAGCCTTCTCTAAATTTTGTCCAAGTACTTCAATTTCCTGCTCCTGTTCTTCTGATAAAACATCATAGAAATCCTGAACATATAGTTCTCCTGGTATTGCAGCTGGGTAATCAGATTCAGCAAGCGTTATCAATGGGAATAATAGAGTAAGTAGAAGCGCAAGTGAAATGGCACGTGCACTTTTCTTCATCACTCTCCATCTCCTTCAAAATCGACTACTGGTGCTTCTTCTGCTCCCTCGGCTGATTGGAAATATTCCTTCTCATCAAAGCCAAACATAGAAGCTACTATACTCCCTGGCATACGTTTAACTTTTTTATTGTAATCCGAAACAACTGTATTATAATCTTGTCTTGCTACAGAAAGTCTATTTTCTGTCCCAGCAAGCTCATCCATTAATTGTCTAAAGTTTGCATCTGCCTTAAGATCTGGATAATTCTCCACAACTACTAATAGTCGACTCAAAGCTCCTGATAATTCATCATTCGCCGCAGATTGTTCTTCGGGTGTCCCAGCTCCCGCCAATTTACTTCTGGCATCTGCGATATTCCCAAGCACCTCTTCTTCATGTGCCGCAAAACCTTTAACTGTATTAACTAAGTTCGGTATTAAATCCATTCTTCGTTGCAGCTGGTTCTCTACTTGTGCATACGCATTATTCACGTTTTCTTCTTTGTCTACAAATCCGTTATAACTTGCCATAAATATCCCAGCAATAACTGCAATAATTACAATGACAATAATAATTGGCACTAGTAATTTTCTCAATGTGTTCACCTCTTCAGTATTTATAGTATTATTGTACCTTTAAATCGATAATACAAAACCTATTATTATTTACGGAATAAGGTGATTTTAGTTTCATATTCCTTAAAGATGAAAATCCATTGTAAGAATTTTCCGTTTAGCAAGTAAACAACAATAGAAAGCAAGTATCCGGTAAAAGAGTGCAAGTAAATCTCTCTTTATAGCAAGTAAAGCATCATGTACCGCAAGTAAATGCAATATAGAACTAAAAAAATGGATTGGATTTTCCCCTGTTGAACACTTTATTGGCTACCCACGCTTAATTATTATGTATTTCATTGTTTAGTTAAAGTATTCAGTGGTAATGATTAATAGATGAAATCTATCGTTACAATCTAAAAACCGAGGTGATTTTGATGAGTAATTCACTGCCACAAGATGCGGTTCATACATTAGAACAAATTCAAGGGAAATTTCCTGGCTATCGTCGCGCACATGCAAAAGGAGAATTTTATGAAGCCATTTTTACTCCAAACGGGAATGCGATTCCTTATACGACAGCAGGACATCTGCAGCAAGCACCGGTACCCGCTACAGTCCGTTTTTCTAATAGTCCACCAGATCCTACTGCAGCAGACTTCCTATCTCCGGCAAAAGGAATGTCTATCCATTTTCTGCAACCAGATGGTTTTACTAGTCACCAAGTATGTACCACCATCCCTATGTTCATAACAAGTGATCCAAAAACCTTTATCGAAATGTTAAAAATTTTAGGCTCACATAAAACTGGCATACATTCGATTGAT is drawn from Psychrobacillus sp. INOP01 and contains these coding sequences:
- a CDS encoding sugar-binding transcriptional regulator, whose protein sequence is MDSLLQAQLKLMPEMSILLQKRYRILQTIQLSPGYGRRVIGDLLRLSERETRKELDFLRNQGFIEISRDGASITSSGNDLLIELKEVVREWSGRLQLEQSLASYLNIKEVIIVPGNVDTNTNTALLQSQEAAKYLESILSDESIIAVTGGTTIASISNHVHQTDKWKRLLFIAARGGVGKDVRLQANTIASLFANKMNGSYRTLYMPDSLSEEAYSTMKNEPFIKEMMDLYERTNIIIHGIGDALEMARRRNSSLEEIQRLKEIGAVSEAFGYYFNNQGEAVHRIRTIGVQLKQLGNMGHLLAVAGGTKKANALLSYFKQAPAQTVLVTDEGAAQEMLKIIEHNN
- the gap gene encoding type I glyceraldehyde-3-phosphate dehydrogenase, which produces MTVKLAINGFGRIGRKVFREALEQTELEVVAINDLTDAAMLAHLLKYDSVHGILDADVTSEGDYLVVNGKNIRVFAEKDPSALPWKEQEIDIVIECTGIFSTTEKASKHIEAGAKKVILSQPAKDDMPTFVMGVNADQYNPETDHVISNASCTTNCLSPLAKVLQDQFGIKRGMMTTIHSYTNDQRILDLPHSDYRRARAAGESMIPTTTGAASAVAKVLPELKGKLDGMAIRVPTPNVSLVDFVAELDKEVTAEEINKALKQASENELKGILAFNELPLVSIDYNGNTASSTIDGLSTMVLGDNMVKVLSWYDNESGYSARCIDLALLMAKKGL
- the pgk gene encoding phosphoglycerate kinase, coding for MKVKQTMSDVALQGKRVFCRVDFNVPMEDGAITDDTRIRAALPTINYLIEQGAKVILASHMGRPKGEVKEDLRLTKVGEHLAKLLDKPVKKLEESIGEAVENTVSAMKDGDIVLLENVRFHVGEEKNDAELAKSFAKLADVYVNDAFGAAHRAHATTEGIAKLLPAVSGLLMQKELDVLGKALAEPERPFTAIIGGAKVKDKIGVIDHLLDKVDNILIGGGLSYTFTKAQGHEIGTSLLEEDKMELARGFIEKAKEKGVSFYLPVDVVVADEFSKDANTKVVDIDQIPSDWMGLDIGPKTRELYSNVIKNSKLIIWNGPMGVFEMDAFAEGTKAVANAMAETAGYTIIGGGDSAAAVEKFNVGEKMDHISTGGGASLEFMEGKDLPGVSALNDK
- a CDS encoding RNA polymerase sigma factor codes for the protein MEMEQLYKEHSDRVYSYIYFLVRQKECTEDLTQETFYKAYKGLDTFNKQASTATWLLKIARNLTYDYFRRKRVIQFFTFDKEHDLETNALSPESRYEQKEQLARMYDSLSKLKKDYQEVLLLRKIQECSIQETSYILGWTEAKVKMKMTRALEALKKEFHQEGGHTDGAIKRIR
- a CDS encoding glutaredoxin family protein, producing the protein MIVHFYTRPGCHLCDDARLMLKLVREDVEFDIKEVNIEEDDALHEKYMLMIPVIVLEDKIIQYGQVDYATILEALL
- a CDS encoding YgcG family protein → MKKSARAISLALLLTLLFPLITLAESDYPAAIPGELYVQDFYDVLSEEQEQEIEVLGQNLEKATGSQIVVMTVESLEGQDVATYAVDVMRGYGIGDEEKDNGVLFILEMDPNKVGNRDVYIGVGYGLEGALPDGKVGRILDEYTYPFLEQGDAPGAILSTYQLLYNQVATEYGWDGELATPQEPSPLAGSTGGGFSLPMIIVGIVVIYLIMQMMSGGGGGTGSGRRRNSTRMFGPGGFGGGFGGGGRSSGGGFGGFGGGSSGGGGAGRKW
- a CDS encoding LemA family protein, whose amino-acid sequence is MRKLLVPIIIVIVIIAVIAGIFMASYNGFVDKEENVNNAYAQVENQLQRRMDLIPNLVNTVKGFAAHEEEVLGNIADARSKLAGAGTPEEQSAANDELSGALSRLLVVVENYPDLKADANFRQLMDELAGTENRLSVARQDYNTVVSDYNKKVKRMPGSIVASMFGFDEKEYFQSAEGAEEAPVVDFEGDGE